A portion of the Celeribacter baekdonensis genome contains these proteins:
- a CDS encoding SCP2 sterol-binding domain-containing protein, whose product MTHPFLETAKAALLQRLESENFEKSVSLRIKDVGNLVIFGQGVEVSDARADCAIMADQESFEKILAGTLNPMKAALFGKLKIAGDAKTAMKFGAMFG is encoded by the coding sequence ATGACACATCCATTTTTAGAGACCGCCAAGGCCGCGCTGTTGCAGCGGCTTGAGAGTGAAAATTTTGAAAAATCCGTCTCATTGCGGATCAAAGACGTCGGCAATTTGGTGATTTTTGGCCAAGGGGTCGAGGTGTCTGACGCCCGTGCCGATTGCGCAATCATGGCGGATCAGGAGAGTTTTGAAAAAATTCTCGCCGGGACTTTGAACCCGATGAAAGCGGCGTTGTTTGGCAAGCTGAAGATCGCCGGCGATGCGAAAACAGCAATGAAATTTGGCGCGATGTTTGGTTGA